The following proteins are encoded in a genomic region of Halopelagius longus:
- a CDS encoding TRAP transporter large permease, protein MGDVGLLVLFVGVLLALYLFEVPVVYALGLTSLILMWTTSIPFEPLLVAQTMVSGSNSFVLLAIPLFLQTGLLMNALGLTDVIFDFATAIVGPIRGGLAHVNIVASIIFSGMTGTAAADAAGLGAIEYRAMRDEGYEEGFSVAVTGSSSIIGPIIPPSVPLIIYGVIAQVSIGTLFIAGLVPGLIMGLGLMILCTFYANKHGYGRGDWWSLDRIGRTFLRALPALGTPILIIGGILGGLFTATEAGAIALFYTILIGTLFYDALTLEELIESFEDGMTRTASLTFIVAAASLYGFLIRRAQLPELLAEAVTTVSTDPVVVLLLIAGVLFIVGLMLETIAAITILTPVFLPVIEQTAISPIHFGVIMIITLMIGLLTPPFGVILFVLNAVTGVSLERITRNMVPFYVPLLVALVLAIVFPEVVMWLPRTMGLA, encoded by the coding sequence ATGGGGGACGTCGGCCTCCTCGTCCTGTTCGTCGGGGTACTGCTCGCGCTCTACCTGTTCGAGGTGCCGGTCGTCTACGCGCTCGGACTGACGAGCCTCATCCTCATGTGGACGACGTCGATACCCTTCGAACCGCTGCTCGTCGCCCAGACGATGGTCAGCGGGAGCAACTCGTTCGTCCTGCTGGCTATCCCGCTGTTCCTTCAGACGGGGCTCCTGATGAACGCACTCGGCCTGACGGACGTCATCTTCGACTTCGCGACGGCCATCGTCGGGCCGATTCGTGGCGGCCTCGCCCACGTGAACATCGTCGCCAGCATCATCTTCTCGGGGATGACCGGGACGGCCGCGGCCGACGCCGCCGGACTCGGCGCGATAGAGTACCGGGCGATGCGCGACGAGGGGTACGAGGAGGGATTCAGCGTCGCGGTCACCGGGTCCTCGTCCATCATCGGACCGATAATCCCGCCGAGCGTCCCGCTCATCATCTACGGCGTCATCGCGCAGGTGTCCATCGGGACGCTGTTCATCGCGGGACTCGTCCCGGGACTCATCATGGGACTCGGGCTGATGATACTCTGTACGTTCTACGCCAACAAACACGGCTACGGCCGCGGCGACTGGTGGTCGCTCGACCGAATCGGCCGGACGTTCCTCAGGGCGCTTCCGGCGCTCGGGACGCCGATTCTCATCATCGGCGGCATCTTGGGCGGTCTGTTCACCGCGACGGAGGCGGGCGCGATAGCCCTGTTCTACACGATACTCATCGGAACCCTGTTCTACGACGCGCTCACGTTAGAAGAGCTGATAGAGAGCTTCGAGGACGGGATGACGAGGACGGCGTCGCTGACGTTCATCGTCGCCGCCGCCTCGCTGTACGGCTTCCTCATCCGGCGCGCCCAACTGCCGGAGTTGCTCGCCGAGGCGGTCACGACCGTCTCCACCGACCCCGTCGTCGTTCTGCTGCTGATAGCGGGCGTGCTGTTCATCGTGGGGCTGATGCTGGAGACGATAGCGGCCATCACCATCCTCACGCCGGTGTTCCTCCCCGTCATCGAGCAGACGGCAATCAGCCCGATCCACTTCGGCGTGATAATGATAATCACGCTGATGATCGGACTGTTGACGCCGCCGTTCGGCGTGATTCTGTTCGTCCTCAACGCCGTCACCGGCGTCTCTCTCGAACGAATCACGCGGAACATGGTTCCGTTCTACGTTCCGCTCCTCGTCGCACTCGTACTCGCCATCGTCTTCCCCGAAGTCGTGATGTGGCTCCCCCGGACGATGGGACTCGCCTGA
- a CDS encoding TRAP transporter small permease, which translates to MVETNENTSPGRYFDGAVRAVALSLYVLMILVVGLQILTRWVIGSFIGSSLPWTVNLSQMLLVAVTFIGAAVASGKREHISLDLLVSRLSDDTIRALTALRTILVLAFVGVMVSGAYPLYQQNRGSVIGALPAHAPFTQAWLYVPVVVGGVVIAVYGVRDLWAVVASPETILEDMKRGDDDEN; encoded by the coding sequence ATGGTCGAGACCAACGAGAACACGTCCCCCGGCCGATACTTCGACGGCGCGGTCAGGGCAGTCGCGTTGTCCCTGTACGTGCTGATGATACTCGTCGTCGGGTTACAGATACTCACTCGGTGGGTGATCGGTTCGTTCATCGGCAGTAGCTTACCGTGGACCGTCAACCTCTCGCAGATGCTACTCGTCGCCGTCACGTTCATCGGCGCCGCGGTGGCCAGCGGGAAGCGCGAACACATCTCGCTCGACCTGCTGGTGTCGCGCCTCTCGGACGACACGATACGGGCGTTGACGGCCCTGCGGACGATACTCGTGTTGGCGTTCGTCGGGGTCATGGTCAGCGGCGCGTACCCGCTCTACCAGCAGAACAGAGGCTCCGTCATCGGTGCGTTGCCGGCTCACGCCCCGTTCACGCAGGCGTGGCTGTACGTTCCGGTCGTCGTCGGCGGCGTCGTCATCGCCGTCTACGGCGTCCGCGACCTGTGGGCGGTAGTCGCGTCGCCGGAGACGATACTGGAAGATATGAAACGAGGAGACGACGATGAGAACTGA
- a CDS encoding TRAP transporter substrate-binding protein, producing the protein MSQQSRRSFIKRASLLGGTGAVTSLAGCSGAGGGSGNTGTTGSSGGGDSGSESHSMLIGSVFPSGHVINEMANSWADTVAKETDDRVSITIEPAFGGEQEVMEQTRIGSIDGTIIGTRWVIDYDPKNFWVESPFVFENWEQQKRAFEADYLDDGKKRLREEGNQRLVEQPVYRGYRHTSGKSAFETPEDIQGTNLRVPDLSPWVNIWEGIGASPTTVAFDELYSALQQGVVKAQENPAETVLSASLHEVQSHYTLTQHLASTGWFTLNTDTFSSLSDDDQTVVTDTLTQSIKDLSTKIAESESKAIDELKNKGMTIVEPDRDAWLAAAEEPLKAQFEKKWEPSLEEVRNI; encoded by the coding sequence ATGTCACAGCAGAGCCGAAGAAGCTTCATCAAACGGGCTAGTTTGCTCGGCGGAACCGGCGCAGTCACGTCGCTCGCGGGCTGTTCCGGCGCCGGCGGCGGTTCGGGGAACACCGGAACCACGGGTTCCTCCGGGGGCGGCGACTCCGGCAGCGAAAGCCACTCGATGCTCATCGGGAGCGTCTTCCCCAGCGGTCACGTCATAAACGAGATGGCGAACTCGTGGGCCGACACCGTCGCGAAGGAGACGGACGACCGCGTCTCGATAACCATCGAACCGGCGTTCGGCGGCGAACAGGAGGTGATGGAGCAGACGCGAATCGGCTCCATCGACGGGACCATCATCGGGACCCGGTGGGTCATCGATTACGACCCGAAGAACTTCTGGGTCGAGTCCCCGTTCGTCTTCGAGAACTGGGAGCAACAGAAGCGAGCGTTCGAGGCGGACTACCTCGACGACGGAAAGAAGCGACTCCGCGAGGAGGGCAACCAGCGACTCGTCGAACAGCCGGTGTACCGAGGGTACCGACACACCTCCGGAAAGAGCGCCTTCGAGACGCCGGAAGACATCCAAGGGACGAACCTCCGCGTGCCGGACCTCTCCCCGTGGGTGAACATCTGGGAGGGAATCGGCGCGAGTCCGACGACCGTCGCCTTCGACGAACTGTACAGCGCGCTCCAACAGGGCGTCGTGAAAGCGCAGGAGAACCCGGCGGAGACGGTTCTCTCGGCGTCGCTCCACGAGGTGCAGAGCCACTACACGCTGACTCAACACCTGGCCTCGACCGGGTGGTTCACTCTCAACACCGACACGTTCTCTTCGCTGTCGGACGACGACCAGACGGTGGTCACCGACACCCTCACGCAGAGCATCAAAGACCTCAGCACCAAGATCGCGGAGTCGGAGTCGAAAGCCATCGACGAACTGAAGAACAAGGGGATGACGATCGTCGAACCGGACCGCGACGCGTGGTTGGCGGCGGCGGAAGAACCGCTGAAAGCCCAGTTCGAGAAGAAGTGGGAGCCGTCGCTCGAAGAAGTACGAAACATTTGA
- a CDS encoding mannonate dehydratase, translating into MDPALMLPPSPDRRWTLAKQMGVDRGVVRFWGVDDWWEYDTLLRTRNRFEDNGIRLQVVEDRPPMTRTVLGKEGRNEEIATVKRLLKNMGKLGIETYCWVWTENPVGVLRTSDSIPDRGGSLKSGYDHEWSRRADDHPESGITEEELWENLEYFLDEVVPVAEEAGVKMALHPDDPPLPSVRGVPRLVTSVDNYERILDLHESPNHGVTFCQGNFAAMETDVRSAIRRLGDRIHFVHFRDVEGSAESFVETWHDDGPTDMRACIEAYRDVGYDGPIRPDHVPKMLGEEDRDGAHAGYTDMGRLFAIGYMKGLLEQTA; encoded by the coding sequence ATGGATCCAGCATTGATGCTGCCGCCGTCTCCGGACAGACGATGGACGCTCGCAAAGCAGATGGGCGTGGACCGCGGCGTCGTCCGGTTCTGGGGAGTCGACGACTGGTGGGAGTACGATACGCTCCTCCGCACGCGAAATCGGTTCGAGGACAACGGAATACGGCTGCAGGTGGTCGAGGACCGACCGCCGATGACTCGGACCGTCCTCGGGAAGGAGGGCCGCAACGAGGAGATAGCGACGGTGAAGCGGTTGCTCAAGAACATGGGAAAACTCGGAATCGAGACCTACTGTTGGGTCTGGACCGAGAACCCGGTCGGAGTGCTCCGCACCTCGGATTCGATACCCGACCGAGGGGGGTCGCTGAAGTCCGGTTACGACCACGAGTGGAGTCGTCGGGCGGACGACCATCCCGAGTCCGGAATCACCGAGGAGGAACTCTGGGAGAATCTCGAATACTTCCTCGACGAAGTCGTACCTGTGGCGGAGGAAGCGGGCGTGAAGATGGCCCTCCACCCGGACGACCCTCCGTTACCGTCCGTACGCGGCGTCCCTCGCCTCGTCACGTCGGTCGACAACTACGAACGAATCCTCGACCTCCACGAGAGCCCGAACCACGGGGTGACGTTCTGCCAGGGGAACTTCGCGGCGATGGAAACCGACGTTCGGTCGGCCATCCGCCGCCTCGGGGACCGCATCCACTTCGTCCACTTCCGCGACGTCGAGGGCTCCGCGGAGTCGTTCGTCGAGACGTGGCACGACGACGGCCCGACGGACATGCGCGCCTGCATCGAAGCCTATCGGGACGTCGGATACGACGGCCCCATTCGACCGGACCACGTTCCGAAGATGCTCGGGGAGGAGGACCGAGACGGGGCGCACGCCGGTTACACGGACATGGGCCGACTGTTCGCCATCGGCTACATGAAAGGACTGCTCGAACAGACCGCTTAG
- a CDS encoding IclR family transcriptional regulator, whose protein sequence is MNLDIPGDDGKRVSAVQRAFEVIGVLRESGTVRIKDVAAELDIPTSTAHVHLKTLESVGYVVRDEDGYRLGLRFLRDGSVARNGRRVYSTAKSEVDGVADSTGEVANLGVEENGQRVIVYQSEGSEAVYDNALVGEFTNMHWTALGKAILAELPEEYVTQIVEHYGLPAATENTIDDAETLFAELTDVRNRGYALEDEERRAGIRSIAIPILVDGGVIGAVSLSGPKERFDADRIDEELLPALKDCRNVVEVKTAYE, encoded by the coding sequence ATGAACCTCGACATACCGGGCGACGACGGAAAGCGGGTCAGCGCCGTTCAGCGAGCGTTCGAAGTCATCGGCGTGTTGCGGGAGTCGGGTACGGTCCGCATCAAGGACGTCGCGGCGGAACTCGACATTCCGACGAGTACGGCGCACGTCCACCTGAAGACGCTGGAGTCCGTGGGGTACGTCGTCCGCGACGAGGACGGCTACAGACTGGGGCTTCGATTCCTCCGGGACGGTTCGGTCGCCAGAAACGGCCGGCGCGTCTACTCGACGGCGAAATCCGAGGTAGACGGCGTCGCCGACAGCACCGGCGAAGTCGCGAACCTCGGCGTCGAGGAGAACGGCCAGCGCGTCATCGTCTACCAGTCGGAGGGCAGCGAGGCGGTGTACGACAACGCGCTCGTCGGCGAGTTCACGAACATGCACTGGACCGCCTTGGGAAAGGCTATCCTCGCCGAGTTACCGGAGGAGTACGTGACGCAGATCGTCGAGCACTACGGCCTTCCGGCGGCCACGGAGAACACCATCGACGACGCAGAGACGCTCTTCGCGGAGTTGACGGACGTTCGAAACCGAGGGTACGCGCTCGAAGACGAGGAGCGACGCGCCGGAATCCGTTCGATAGCGATTCCAATACTGGTGGACGGCGGCGTCATCGGAGCGGTCTCGCTCTCGGGCCCGAAGGAACGGTTCGACGCCGACCGAATCGACGAGGAACTGTTGCCGGCGCTCAAGGACTGCAGAAACGTCGTGGAGGTCAAAACCGCGTACGAATAG
- a CDS encoding MFS transporter, with the protein MHARNAARYATLVLAAGIWFLSKFLRYAFPPLFETMQASYGVSNAEVGTIYTGLMVVYASLQFPSGMLSDRFGSVRVVAGGALLASLGSFVLVFDSPAAVLAAAAVLIGAGTGAHKTVTVGILSRVYPARTGRVLGTYDTFGAYGGVGASAVVTLFLVAPPALDGLFSLLPGATWRGVFLLSGVVGVALAAAFARYVPRQLPASSEAASDSEEAPPASAYLRQFANPAFSAFILVTVLFSFSYNGAVAFLPLYLSEVAGLETTTANLLYSALFAVSVVQVLTGDVSDRTGRLPIVVVTVAMAATALLGVIVFANAGAVVLGVAVVTFALGSHGFRPVRGVYLVELLPDRIAAGGFGIVRTLLMGAGAASPTVVGFVADGFGFRIAFALLSASLLGAAAIATGLLLVGGDGRTVTGPS; encoded by the coding sequence ATGCACGCTCGGAACGCGGCCAGGTACGCCACGCTGGTGTTGGCCGCGGGTATCTGGTTCCTGAGCAAGTTCCTCCGGTACGCGTTTCCGCCCCTCTTCGAGACGATGCAGGCGAGTTACGGCGTCTCGAACGCGGAAGTCGGGACGATATACACCGGTCTCATGGTCGTGTACGCGTCGTTGCAGTTCCCCTCGGGGATGCTCTCGGACCGGTTCGGGTCCGTCCGCGTCGTCGCCGGCGGCGCTCTGTTGGCCTCTCTCGGGTCGTTCGTCCTCGTGTTCGACTCGCCCGCCGCGGTGCTTGCGGCGGCGGCCGTCCTCATCGGCGCGGGGACTGGCGCGCACAAGACGGTCACCGTGGGGATTCTCTCTCGGGTGTACCCGGCCCGAACGGGACGCGTGCTGGGAACGTACGACACGTTCGGAGCGTACGGCGGCGTCGGCGCGTCCGCGGTAGTGACGCTGTTTCTCGTCGCCCCGCCGGCGTTGGACGGCCTGTTCTCGCTGTTACCGGGTGCGACGTGGCGGGGAGTCTTCCTCCTGTCCGGCGTCGTCGGCGTCGCCCTCGCGGCGGCGTTCGCGCGGTACGTCCCCCGACAGTTACCGGCGTCGTCCGAGGCGGCGTCCGACTCCGAGGAGGCCCCTCCCGCCTCGGCGTATCTCCGCCAGTTCGCAAACCCCGCCTTCTCCGCGTTCATCCTCGTGACGGTGCTCTTCTCGTTTTCGTACAACGGCGCGGTGGCGTTCCTCCCGTTGTACCTCTCGGAGGTGGCCGGGTTGGAGACGACGACGGCGAACCTCCTGTACTCGGCGCTGTTCGCGGTGAGCGTCGTTCAAGTGCTCACCGGCGACGTGAGCGACCGGACGGGCCGACTCCCCATCGTCGTCGTCACCGTCGCCATGGCGGCGACGGCGCTTCTCGGGGTTATCGTCTTCGCGAACGCGGGGGCGGTCGTTCTCGGCGTCGCCGTCGTCACCTTCGCCCTCGGGAGTCACGGCTTCCGGCCGGTCCGCGGCGTCTACCTCGTCGAACTACTCCCCGACCGAATCGCCGCCGGCGGGTTCGGCATCGTCCGGACCCTCCTGATGGGCGCCGGCGCGGCGTCGCCGACAGTCGTAGGGTTCGTCGCGGACGGATTCGGGTTCCGAATCGCGTTCGCCCTGCTCTCGGCGTCGCTACTCGGCGCGGCGGCAATCGCGACCGGACTCCTCCTCGTCGGCGGGGACGGACGAACGGTGACCGGACCCAGTTGA
- a CDS encoding IclR family transcriptional regulator: MSEYTVAATRTSLRILETLVESDDALGVTALSERVGVAKSVAHNHLSTLRACGYVVEKDGTYEPSLRTLNLGVRTRARTTVYDGAREKVDALAEATGETATLFVLEADRGVPAYVSEVADGWSPEFRAGERMPLHLNAPGKSLLASLSEDRLTEILDRSDLTARTQATITDRDELEAELRRIRDNGFSFCRGEQFEGIVGVAAAVPNAGGDRTAAVGVCGPADRLNGRYLEEDITGQVLSTTKSIQVDLTGE; encoded by the coding sequence ATGTCCGAATACACGGTGGCGGCCACCCGAACGTCGTTGCGAATCCTCGAAACGCTCGTCGAGTCCGACGACGCCCTCGGCGTCACGGCGCTTTCCGAACGGGTCGGCGTCGCAAAGAGCGTCGCTCACAATCACCTCTCGACGCTTCGGGCGTGCGGATACGTCGTCGAGAAAGACGGGACGTACGAACCCTCGCTCCGAACGCTCAACCTCGGCGTCCGGACGCGCGCCCGGACGACCGTCTACGACGGCGCCAGAGAGAAGGTGGACGCCCTCGCGGAGGCGACGGGGGAGACGGCGACGCTGTTCGTACTCGAGGCCGACCGAGGCGTCCCCGCTTACGTCTCCGAAGTCGCTGACGGGTGGTCGCCGGAGTTCCGGGCGGGCGAACGGATGCCGCTTCACCTCAACGCGCCGGGAAAGTCCCTCTTGGCGTCGCTCTCCGAGGATCGACTGACGGAGATACTCGACCGAAGCGACCTGACCGCGCGGACGCAGGCGACTATCACCGACCGAGACGAACTCGAAGCGGAACTCCGCCGCATCCGCGACAACGGCTTCTCGTTCTGCAGAGGTGAACAGTTCGAGGGCATAGTCGGCGTCGCCGCGGCGGTTCCGAACGCGGGCGGCGACCGGACGGCCGCAGTCGGCGTCTGCGGCCCGGCCGACCGGTTGAACGGTCGGTACCTCGAAGAGGACATCACCGGGCAGGTGCTGAGTACCACGAAGTCCATCCAAGTGGACCTGACAGGGGAGTGA
- a CDS encoding class I fructose-bisphosphate aldolase encodes MSEYELLDTDSGNAVVVALDHGIGMGAVDGFEDPRATLEAVLDGGPDGVLVGPFFAERFADVLAASSADVLVTADFVSPSSHPGEQVGPWVQQRAFDAERLLDCDPVGVKSVLAFGRQDTRAMERNVEYITELTEELRGTGVPHIVETVMWGDGVPARFETETEYVANACRIGWELGADILKAPYTGDADSFASIVRNAPVPVMILGGPSSGSVRAMLEDVEGAMAAGARGLVIGRSVWQTDDPTAVTRALGDIVHDGRSVESVWPA; translated from the coding sequence ATGAGCGAGTACGAACTCCTCGACACCGACTCCGGCAACGCCGTCGTCGTCGCTCTCGACCACGGCATCGGCATGGGCGCGGTAGACGGGTTCGAGGACCCCCGCGCCACCCTCGAAGCCGTCCTCGACGGCGGCCCCGACGGCGTCCTCGTCGGGCCGTTCTTCGCGGAACGGTTCGCCGACGTACTCGCGGCGTCGAGCGCCGACGTTTTGGTGACGGCCGACTTCGTCTCCCCGTCGAGTCACCCCGGCGAACAGGTCGGCCCCTGGGTCCAGCAACGCGCGTTCGACGCGGAACGCCTCCTCGACTGCGACCCGGTCGGCGTCAAATCCGTCCTCGCGTTCGGGCGGCAGGACACCCGCGCGATGGAGCGAAACGTCGAGTACATCACCGAACTGACCGAGGAACTCCGCGGAACGGGCGTCCCGCACATCGTCGAGACGGTGATGTGGGGCGACGGCGTCCCCGCGCGGTTCGAGACGGAGACGGAGTACGTCGCAAACGCCTGCCGCATCGGGTGGGAACTGGGCGCCGATATCCTCAAAGCGCCGTACACGGGGGACGCCGATTCGTTCGCGTCCATCGTCCGGAACGCGCCGGTTCCCGTGATGATACTCGGCGGCCCCTCCTCCGGGTCGGTACGTGCGATGCTCGAAGACGTCGAGGGAGCGATGGCGGCCGGCGCGCGCGGACTCGTCATCGGCCGCAGCGTCTGGCAGACCGACGACCCGACCGCTGTCACCCGCGCCCTCGGCGACATCGTCCACGACGGACGGTCCGTCGAGAGCGTCTGGCCGGCCTGA
- a CDS encoding zinc-dependent alcohol dehydrogenase family protein, with protein sequence MRAAALTDVGEMEVQTRDRPTPNPDEVLVEVGACGVCMTDYHMYHGSFDVETPLVLGHESAGTVVDVGDDVRGFERGDRVAMNPVVPCNACSACKRGDTHLCENNTSIGGAGETIIDGAFAEYVRVPATNVESVGDLPFREAALAEPLACCVHGADRSGVRQGDSVAIIGAGPIGLMLLQTLSNRGASPIAVSELDPDRRELAAELGADVVVDPAEGDPVEAIRDEIGEVDAGIEVVGKVPTIEQAHEITAKGGNTLIFGVPPQDATLEVNPFDIYFEEVDLRGTYALNQESFERAVSLLRRGRIDADALVSEEIGLDDIPAAFDRMADAQGLKKIVVPGRGQ encoded by the coding sequence ATGCGCGCAGCAGCACTCACGGACGTTGGCGAGATGGAAGTACAGACGCGAGATCGACCGACCCCGAACCCCGACGAAGTCCTCGTCGAAGTCGGCGCCTGCGGGGTCTGCATGACCGACTACCACATGTACCACGGTTCCTTCGACGTCGAGACGCCGTTGGTGCTCGGCCACGAGAGCGCCGGCACCGTCGTCGACGTCGGCGACGACGTCCGCGGCTTCGAACGCGGGGACCGAGTCGCGATGAACCCGGTCGTCCCCTGTAACGCCTGCTCGGCCTGCAAGCGGGGCGACACGCACCTCTGCGAGAACAACACGTCCATCGGCGGGGCGGGCGAGACGATAATCGACGGCGCGTTCGCCGAGTACGTCCGGGTCCCGGCGACCAACGTCGAGAGCGTCGGCGACCTGCCGTTTCGGGAGGCTGCGTTGGCCGAACCGCTCGCGTGTTGCGTCCACGGCGCGGACCGAAGCGGCGTCCGACAGGGTGACAGCGTGGCCATCATCGGGGCCGGACCGATCGGACTGATGTTGCTTCAGACGCTTTCGAACCGCGGCGCGAGCCCCATCGCGGTTTCGGAACTCGACCCCGACCGGCGCGAACTCGCGGCGGAACTCGGCGCGGACGTGGTGGTCGACCCCGCCGAGGGCGACCCGGTCGAGGCCATCCGCGACGAAATCGGCGAGGTGGACGCCGGCATCGAAGTCGTCGGCAAGGTGCCGACCATCGAGCAAGCCCACGAAATCACCGCCAAGGGCGGAAACACGCTGATTTTCGGCGTTCCGCCGCAGGACGCCACGCTCGAGGTCAACCCGTTCGACATCTACTTCGAGGAAGTCGACCTCCGCGGGACGTACGCGCTGAATCAGGAGTCGTTCGAACGCGCCGTCTCGCTCCTCCGGCGCGGGCGCATCGACGCCGACGCCCTCGTCTCCGAGGAAATCGGACTCGACGACATCCCCGCGGCGTTCGACCGGATGGCCGACGCGCAGGGTCTGAAGAAGATAGTCGTTCCCGGGAGAGGGCAATGA
- a CDS encoding carbohydrate kinase family protein — MRRTSDDRSLLDDETAAHLAACRDELPERPPATAVTFGFDGFVDNVREMVDERRSAEEYAELETLGELGTRIGDSVAADSSLTVEWCHLGTRAGGHAAHLSRAFGRLGFDPTLIGTFGEPPRDAFEAEFGDYEMHSVGDPTITDAVEFRDGKLMLQEAGSQPRLDWTTLADRVGVETLADAVDGSAALGVGYWANVPEMATIWDGLRSELWPLLSDPPETVFVDPADLRHLSTDRIRAGAESLSALDDVVPVTVSANRSETAVVAGLRDGDEEVESIWTAAETARDVLGVTRYAVHSPTEVAAATPEGVHRAAVPRTDDPVLTTSAGDHFNAGLLFAEIAGLTAGASLVVGNAVAGYFVRNGEPPTYDDLLGFVAEYEQAFE; from the coding sequence GTGAGACGAACAAGCGACGACCGGTCACTGCTCGACGACGAGACGGCGGCGCATCTCGCGGCCTGCCGCGACGAGTTGCCGGAACGTCCGCCCGCGACGGCGGTCACCTTCGGGTTCGACGGGTTCGTCGACAACGTCCGCGAGATGGTCGACGAACGTCGGAGCGCGGAGGAGTACGCGGAGTTGGAGACGCTCGGCGAGTTGGGAACGCGAATCGGCGACTCCGTGGCGGCGGACAGTTCGCTGACCGTCGAGTGGTGCCACCTCGGAACGCGGGCCGGCGGCCACGCCGCCCACCTCTCGCGCGCCTTCGGCCGACTAGGATTCGACCCGACGCTCATCGGCACGTTCGGAGAGCCCCCGAGAGACGCGTTCGAGGCGGAGTTCGGCGACTACGAGATGCACAGCGTCGGCGACCCGACCATCACGGACGCGGTGGAGTTCCGCGACGGCAAACTCATGCTGCAGGAGGCGGGGAGCCAACCGCGACTCGACTGGACGACGCTCGCCGACCGAGTCGGGGTGGAGACGCTCGCCGACGCCGTGGACGGGTCGGCGGCCCTCGGCGTCGGCTACTGGGCGAACGTCCCCGAGATGGCCACCATCTGGGACGGACTCCGGTCCGAACTGTGGCCGCTCCTCTCTGACCCGCCCGAGACGGTGTTCGTGGATCCCGCCGACCTCAGACACCTCTCGACGGACCGAATCAGGGCCGGCGCAGAGTCGCTTTCGGCCCTCGACGACGTCGTCCCCGTCACCGTGAGCGCGAACCGCTCCGAGACGGCCGTTGTCGCCGGCCTCCGCGACGGCGACGAGGAGGTGGAGTCGATTTGGACCGCGGCCGAAACCGCCCGCGACGTGCTCGGCGTGACGCGGTACGCGGTCCACTCGCCCACGGAGGTGGCCGCGGCGACGCCGGAGGGCGTCCACCGGGCGGCCGTCCCGCGGACGGACGACCCGGTGCTGACGACGAGCGCCGGCGACCACTTCAACGCGGGACTGCTGTTCGCGGAGATAGCCGGCCTCACGGCCGGCGCTTCGCTCGTCGTCGGCAACGCCGTCGCCGGTTACTTCGTCCGAAACGGCGAACCGCCGACGTACGACGATTTGCTCGGATTCGTCGCCGAGTACGAGCAGGCGTTCGAGTAG